The following proteins are co-located in the Pseudoalteromonas sp. N1230-9 genome:
- a CDS encoding alkene reductase translates to MNKLFDTVQLAGHTLKNRIVMPPMTRSRSSQPGDIANELMADYYAQRASAGLIISEGTQISALGKGYAWTPGIYTAEQIAGWKKVTDKVHQAGGIMFAQLWHVGRVSHPSNTGGEQPIAPSAIAAKDVKVFIDEDDKPDFVATALPRAMSHDDIKLVINEYRQAARNAVDAGFDGIELHAANGYLINQFIDSESNQRTDEYGGNLENRLRFLQQVTQAVCDEIGADRVGVRLAPLTTLNGTVDDNPFETYIGAAKVLNDLNVAYLHIAEADWDDAPLMEQNFKQALRENFSGLMIYAGKYTGEKAEQALAAGWADLIGFGRPFVANPDLPERIEKGIALAQHDPDTLFGGGAKGYTDYPLATH, encoded by the coding sequence ATGAACAAATTATTCGATACCGTACAACTTGCCGGTCACACACTAAAAAACCGTATTGTCATGCCACCAATGACTCGCTCTCGCTCATCACAACCAGGGGATATCGCCAATGAGTTAATGGCCGACTACTATGCCCAGCGTGCCAGCGCCGGCTTAATTATCAGCGAAGGCACACAAATATCAGCCCTAGGTAAGGGTTATGCTTGGACACCGGGTATTTACACTGCCGAGCAAATTGCAGGTTGGAAGAAAGTAACCGACAAAGTTCATCAAGCTGGTGGCATTATGTTTGCTCAGCTTTGGCATGTTGGCCGCGTATCTCACCCAAGTAACACAGGTGGCGAGCAACCAATTGCGCCATCAGCTATTGCAGCTAAAGACGTAAAAGTATTTATTGATGAAGATGATAAACCCGATTTTGTTGCCACTGCCCTGCCCCGCGCAATGAGCCATGACGACATCAAACTCGTTATAAACGAATACCGCCAAGCGGCTCGCAACGCAGTTGATGCAGGGTTTGATGGTATTGAACTGCATGCTGCTAATGGTTACTTAATTAATCAATTTATAGATTCAGAATCAAACCAACGCACTGATGAATACGGCGGCAATTTAGAAAACCGCTTACGCTTTTTACAACAAGTGACACAAGCGGTATGTGATGAAATTGGCGCTGACCGTGTAGGCGTACGCCTTGCTCCACTCACAACACTCAATGGGACGGTCGATGATAACCCGTTTGAAACCTATATTGGCGCAGCGAAGGTACTTAATGACCTAAACGTTGCTTACCTGCATATTGCCGAAGCTGACTGGGACGATGCGCCATTAATGGAGCAAAATTTTAAACAAGCGCTACGTGAAAATTTTTCTGGGTTAATGATTTATGCAGGCAAGTACACTGGCGAGAAAGCAGAGCAAGCATTAGCCGCAGGCTGGGCTGATTTAATTGGCTTTGGTCGTCCGTTTGTTGCAAACCCAGATCTGCCTGAGCGTATTGAAAAAGGGATTGCACTTGCACAACACGACCCTGATACCTTATTTGGTGGCGGTGCAAAAGGCTATACCGACTATCCTTTAGCAACGCACTAA
- a CDS encoding sodium ion-translocating decarboxylase subunit beta: MDGLLNLWHATGIANFTFPALIMIAVGCLLLYLAIARSFEPLLLLPIGFGAILTNIPVAGLSDPGGLLYYVYHIGIDSGVFPLLIFMGVGALTDFSALIANPRMLLLGAAAQFGIFATLFGAILLNFIPGFEFSLQDASAIAIIGGADGPTAIFLASKLAPDLLGAIAVAAYSYMALVPIIQPPIMRALTTKEEREIQMPQLRAVSKKEKIIFPLMVLSLTILFLPAATPLVGMFCLGNLMRESGVVDRLSNSAQNEIINITTIFLGLAVGSKLAADKFLTVETIGILVLGALAFAIGTASGVFMAKGLNKFSKSPINPLVGAAGVSAVPMAARVVNKVGLESNPHNFLLMHAMGPNVAGVLGSAVAAGILLAIVG; the protein is encoded by the coding sequence ATGGATGGATTATTAAACCTCTGGCATGCAACGGGGATTGCAAACTTTACTTTTCCTGCACTGATCATGATTGCAGTTGGCTGCTTGCTTCTGTATTTAGCGATTGCTCGTAGTTTTGAGCCATTGCTATTACTGCCCATTGGCTTCGGCGCTATTTTAACAAACATTCCAGTGGCTGGTTTATCAGACCCAGGTGGCTTATTGTACTACGTGTATCATATAGGTATTGATTCTGGCGTGTTCCCATTGCTGATTTTTATGGGGGTGGGTGCATTAACGGATTTTAGCGCGCTTATTGCAAATCCACGTATGTTGTTACTGGGAGCTGCGGCACAATTTGGTATTTTTGCGACGTTATTTGGCGCCATTTTACTTAACTTTATTCCAGGCTTTGAATTTTCACTGCAAGATGCATCGGCGATTGCCATTATTGGTGGTGCTGATGGACCAACCGCTATTTTCTTAGCCTCGAAACTTGCGCCTGATTTACTGGGGGCAATTGCTGTTGCTGCGTATTCATATATGGCATTGGTGCCTATTATCCAACCGCCAATTATGCGCGCGCTAACAACAAAAGAAGAGCGTGAAATTCAAATGCCGCAGCTACGTGCAGTATCAAAAAAAGAAAAAATCATTTTTCCATTGATGGTACTCAGCCTGACGATTTTATTTTTACCTGCAGCGACGCCACTTGTTGGTATGTTTTGTTTAGGTAATTTAATGCGAGAATCAGGTGTGGTCGATCGTTTAAGTAATAGTGCACAAAACGAGATCATTAATATCACTACGATTTTCTTAGGTCTTGCTGTTGGTTCTAAACTTGCAGCAGATAAGTTCTTAACGGTAGAAACTATTGGTATCTTGGTATTAGGTGCTTTGGCTTTTGCAATTGGTACAGCATCAGGCGTGTTTATGGCAAAAGGTCTGAATAAGTTTTCTAAATCGCCGATTAACCCTCTAGTGGGGGCTGCGGGTGTATCGGCAGTGCCAATGGCTGCGCGGGTGGTAAATAAGGTAGGTCTTGAAAGTAATCCACATAACTTCTTGTTAATGCATGCAATGGGTCCGAATGTAGCTGGTGTATTAGGAAGTGCCGTAGCTGCAGGTATTTTGTTAGCGATTGTTGGCTAA
- the oadA gene encoding sodium-extruding oxaloacetate decarboxylase subunit alpha, which produces MAKLKLTELVLRDAHQSLLATRMRLDDMLPMAEKLDNAGYWSIESWGGATFDSCIRYLGEDPWQRIRELKAAMPNTKQQMLLRGQNLLGYRHYADDVVEKFVERAHKNGVDVFRIFDAMNDVRNLETAIKAAVKVGAHAQGTISYTVSPVHTLDMWLKLAKQLEELGCHSICIKDMAGLLKPYDCEQLIKGLKETVSIPIAMQCHATTGLSTATYQKAIDAGIDMLDTAISSMSMTYGHSATETIVSIVEGTERDTGLNLNQLEEIAAYFRDVRKKYAVFEGSLKGVDGRILLAQVPGGMLTNMENQLKEQGAADKLDQVLLEIPRVREDLGYIPLVTPTSQIVGTQAVLNVLTGERYKTITKETAGVLKGEYGATPAPMNKELQERVLDGSEAITCRPADKLEPELEKLEAELLKEAKEQGLELADDVIDDVLTYALFPQIGLKFLKNRHNPDAFEPVPTGEKAKSDQSTKPSSNGEVQAEQYSVKVDGKVYDVVVAKGGELKEVALKDSELIPQSASASAGETLNAPLAGNIFKIKVKPGQTVNQGDVVIIMEAMKMETEVRAAHDGTVADILVAEGDSVATGDAMIALA; this is translated from the coding sequence ATGGCTAAATTAAAATTAACCGAACTAGTTTTACGTGATGCACATCAATCACTGTTGGCAACACGTATGCGCTTAGATGACATGTTACCTATGGCCGAGAAACTTGATAATGCGGGTTATTGGTCAATTGAATCATGGGGGGGCGCAACATTTGATTCTTGTATTCGCTACTTAGGCGAAGATCCTTGGCAGCGTATTCGTGAACTTAAAGCGGCGATGCCAAATACCAAACAGCAAATGCTACTGCGTGGACAAAACTTACTGGGTTATCGCCACTATGCTGATGATGTAGTGGAAAAGTTTGTCGAGCGTGCACATAAAAATGGTGTTGATGTATTTCGTATTTTTGATGCAATGAATGACGTACGTAATCTTGAAACCGCGATTAAAGCCGCTGTTAAAGTGGGTGCACATGCACAGGGAACAATTTCATACACAGTAAGCCCTGTGCATACTCTTGATATGTGGCTTAAGCTTGCTAAACAGCTAGAAGAGCTGGGCTGTCATTCTATTTGTATTAAAGATATGGCTGGTTTATTAAAACCTTATGACTGTGAGCAACTGATCAAAGGCTTAAAAGAAACGGTGTCAATTCCTATCGCGATGCAATGTCATGCTACAACAGGTTTAAGTACTGCAACCTATCAAAAAGCGATTGATGCAGGCATCGATATGTTAGATACGGCTATTTCATCAATGAGTATGACTTATGGCCACAGTGCAACAGAAACAATAGTATCGATTGTTGAAGGAACAGAGCGCGACACAGGTCTTAACCTTAATCAGTTAGAAGAAATTGCCGCTTATTTTCGTGATGTGCGTAAAAAGTATGCCGTTTTCGAAGGTAGCCTAAAAGGGGTTGATGGTCGTATCTTATTAGCACAAGTACCAGGCGGCATGTTAACTAACATGGAAAACCAGCTGAAAGAACAGGGGGCTGCGGATAAACTCGATCAAGTGCTTTTAGAGATCCCACGTGTACGTGAAGATTTAGGGTATATTCCACTGGTAACACCAACCTCACAAATTGTTGGTACGCAAGCCGTTCTAAATGTATTAACGGGTGAGCGTTATAAAACGATTACTAAAGAAACCGCAGGTGTACTTAAAGGTGAGTATGGTGCAACCCCAGCGCCGATGAATAAAGAACTTCAAGAACGTGTTTTAGACGGAAGCGAAGCAATAACGTGTCGTCCAGCTGATAAACTTGAACCCGAACTCGAAAAACTTGAAGCTGAATTATTAAAAGAAGCTAAAGAGCAGGGTTTAGAGCTGGCTGATGACGTGATTGATGACGTGCTTACCTATGCTTTATTCCCACAAATAGGCTTGAAATTTCTTAAAAATCGTCATAATCCTGATGCTTTCGAACCTGTGCCAACAGGTGAAAAAGCTAAATCTGATCAATCAACGAAACCTTCTTCAAATGGTGAGGTTCAAGCTGAGCAATACAGTGTGAAAGTTGATGGTAAAGTTTACGATGTTGTTGTTGCTAAAGGTGGCGAGCTTAAAGAGGTTGCACTCAAAGACAGTGAGTTAATACCACAATCTGCATCAGCGTCAGCTGGCGAAACACTCAATGCGCCACTGGCAGGTAATATTTTTAAAATCAAAGTAAAACCTGGGCAAACTGTAAATCAAGGTGATGTCGTTATCATTATGGAAGCAATGAAAATGGAAACCGAAGTACGTGCTGCTCATGACGGTACTGTGGCTGATATTTTAGTTGCGGAAGGTGACTCAGTTGCCACCGGCGACGCCATGATTGCACTCGCTTAG
- a CDS encoding OadG family transporter subunit has product MDISGLLSTAASLMITGMIGVFIFLTILISAVILMSRLMNRFDEPVDEPVRAAKIQSQQGVPQAHIAAISAAIAQFRNKQK; this is encoded by the coding sequence ATGGACATAAGTGGGTTACTCTCAACCGCGGCCAGCTTGATGATTACGGGCATGATTGGTGTATTTATATTTTTAACTATTTTGATTTCAGCCGTGATCTTAATGTCTAGGTTGATGAATCGTTTTGATGAACCAGTCGATGAGCCTGTACGAGCTGCAAAAATACAATCACAGCAGGGTGTGCCGCAAGCTCACATTGCAGCTATTAGCGCTGCAATCGCTCAATTCAGAAATAAACAAAAATAA
- a CDS encoding DUF1328 domain-containing protein — translation MLRWTITFLVIALIAAVLGFGGIAGAAAGIAKIIFFIFLVLLVISLVSGALRGNVPK, via the coding sequence ATGTTACGCTGGACAATTACTTTTCTAGTTATTGCGTTAATCGCTGCAGTGTTAGGTTTTGGCGGTATCGCAGGAGCCGCAGCAGGTATCGCTAAAATTATCTTTTTTATATTTCTAGTTTTACTTGTTATTTCACTGGTATCAGGTGCACTTAGAGGCAACGTACCCAAGTAA